In the Blattabacterium sp. (Blattella germanica) str. Bge genome, AAGAAAAAAACTAAAACAAACTTTTTTAATTGTCACTCATAATATGCAATTAGCAGATATGGCTGATGAAAAACTAAAAATAGAAAATGGAAGAGTCTATCAAATGAATAAAAAATAAAATATTATTTTATGCTTTTAAACAATCAACTCAAAAATCAACTTTCTATTAAACATATTATAAAAAAACCAGCCAATGAAAATGAAACGACTCTTTTTTTGATGATTCACGGATATGGAAGTAATGAAAGAGATCTTTTTTATTTCAAAAAAGATATTCCTGAAAATCTTTTCATAATTAGTATTCAAGGGCTCTATCCTATTGGAACAGATAAATATTCCTGGTATGATATAGATTTTTCTAATGAAAAAAAATTTATCAATATTTTACAAGCTAAAAAAACTATTGAAAAAATATCATTTTTTATAGATGAAGCTATTCAAGAATATGAGTTAAAAAAAAATCAAGTTTGGTTATGTGGGTTTAGTCAAGGTGCTATTTTAAGCTATGCTATAGCTTTAAAAAATACTAATAAAATAAAAAAAGTAATCGCTTTAAGTGGATATTTAGAAGAAAGCATTTTGCCGATCGAAACAAATCCAAATATTTATACTAATTTAGAATTTTTTATATCTCATGGAAAATATGATACAGTAATTCCTTTAAATTGGACAAAAAAAGGATTAAAATTTCTTAAGAAAAAAAAAATACTTTCTTTGTATTACAAAGAATATGAATCTGGACATTCTTTGAACAGTCTAAATTATCAAGATCTTGTTAATTGGATTAAAAAAAAACATATTTATTCTGATAAAAAAATATGAGTAAATATTCAAAAATAATATTGTTTCTATTGATTTTTTCGGTATCTGTTTTTTTCTTTTTTCAGAAAAATTATTTCTGTGGAAGTTTTCTAACTTTATTAAGTCTGATTCCTATTTTTTTTCTTTTTAGAAATGAATTTTTATTATTGGCTTTTTTTCAAATACGGAAGAAAGATATGAAAGGATTGAAAAAGTATTTAGGATATATCAAAAAACCAGAATTACAACTTACTAAAAATCAAATGGCTTATTATTATTTTTTGAATGGAATTTTCTATTCGGAAAAAAATATACTCCAATCAGAAAATTATATGCAGAAGGCTTTAGATTTTGGACTAAAATTTAAACAAAACATCGCCATTGCAAAATTGAACTTAGCAATAGCCTCTTTATCAAAAGGAGATAAAAAGAGAGCTGAACTTTTATTATTGGAAGCAAAAAAAATGGATATTTCTGGTTTATTACATGATCAAATTCAAATCATAAAAATTCAAATGAAAAAAATGAATATTG is a window encoding:
- a CDS encoding phospholipase, which produces MLLNNQLKNQLSIKHIIKKPANENETTLFLMIHGYGSNERDLFYFKKDIPENLFIISIQGLYPIGTDKYSWYDIDFSNEKKFINILQAKKTIEKISFFIDEAIQEYELKKNQVWLCGFSQGAILSYAIALKNTNKIKKVIALSGYLEESILPIETNPNIYTNLEFFISHGKYDTVIPLNWTKKGLKFLKKKKILSLYYKEYESGHSLNSLNYQDLVNWIKKKHIYSDKKI